The sequence AATATCGCCGCAACGGGTTCCCATGACGAGCCCTTCCAGCGGGGTAAGGCCCATGCTGGTGTCCACCACGGCGCCGTGCTTGACGGCGGTTATGCTGCATCCGTTGCCGAGGTGGGCGGTGATTATTTTCAATTCCTTGATTTCCCGCCCGAGGATGGAAGCGGCCGTGACGGCCGCGTAATGGTGGGACGTTCCGTGAAAACCGTAGCGGCGGATTTTATTTTTCCGGGCGATGTCATGGGGGATGGCGTAAGTATATGCCGCCGGCGGCATGGTGGCGTGAAAGGCGGTGTCAAAAACGGCCACCATCGGGATTTGCGGCAGGAGATGCTCGCAGGCTTCAATGCCCTCGTAGTTGGGCGGGTTGTGCAGGGGGGCCAGCGGGAAGCAGTCAAGGATGACCTGTTTGACGTCGCCGTCAATTTTAACGGCCGCGGATATGTTTGCGCCGCCATGGACCACGCGGTGGCCGATGCCGTTGATTTCCGTTAAATTTTCCAGGACGCCGTTGTCCTTGTCAATGAGCGCCAGGCATATTTTGGAGATGGCCGCCTCGTATGAATTGGCGGAAATGTCCTCTTTCAATTGTTTGTTGTTCCGGCAGTTCACATAATGCATGGTTGCCTTCGGCGTATTGATTCTTTCCACTATGCCTCTGGCGATTTGTTTTTCCCCTTCGCTTTCAAAGAGCGTGAATTTAATTGAGGAACTGCCGGCGTTGATGACGAGAATTTTCATGGGTTTCAACTGCTTAAAATTTTAAGGATAACATTTCGTCAAAAAATGCACAAGTTCCTTTACACCGGAAAAAAAAATAATATTATTGCGGGCGCCGTTGAACAAGACAAAATTACCGCGAAAAGGAGATGGTATGAATCTGGAGCTCGCCGCCAACACAATCCGCGTTTTAACCGTTGATGCCGTTCAAAAGGCCAATTCCGGCCATCCGGGCATGCCGATGGGCACCGCCGATTTTGCCGCGGTGCTTTTTCTGAAACATCTTAAACACTTTCCGCAGGACAAAGACTGGCCCGACCGCGACCGGTTTATCCTTTCGCCGGGCCACGGCAGCATGCTGCTCTACAGCCTGCTGCACCTCTCGGGATATGATTTGAAGCTGGATGAATTGAAATCATTCCGGCAGTGGAACAGCCGCACCCCGGGTCATCCCGAATACGGCTTGACGCCGGGCGTTGAAACCAGCACCGGGCCGCTCGGCCAGGGCTGCGCCAATGCCGTTGGCATGGCGCTCGCGGAGGCAATGCTGGCCGAACAGTTCAATGCCGGTTCCGAAAAAATAGTTGATCATTATACCTATGGAATCTGCAGCGACGGCGACCTGATGGAGGGAATTTCGCACGAGGCTTTTTCCCTGGCCGGACATCTCGGTCTGCACAAGCTTATTTTCTTTTATGACTGCAACCGCATCACCATTGAGGGATCAACCGCGCTGGCCTACAGCGACGATGTCCGCAAGCGGTTTGAAGGCTATCACTGGAACGTTCTGGAAATAGACGGGCACGACTATGCCGCCATTGACCGGGCTTTGACACAGGCCCGGCAGGAGAAGAGCCGTCCGACCCTGATTATCGGCCGCACGGTTATCGCGAAAGGCAGTCCGCACATGGCCGGTAACGCCGAGGCCCACGGCGCCCCGCTGGGAAGCGAGGAGGTCAAGGCCGTAAAAATCAATCTCGGTTTTTCGCCCGACCGGGAATTCGCCGTGCCGGACGAGGTTTACGCCGCCTTTGCGGCCCGGTCCGAAGAATTGAATGCTGTCTACCGGCAATGGCGGGATGATTTTGAAAACTACCGCCGGAATAATCCCGCCGGGGCGAAGCTCTGGGATGAGGCCCATAACCTGGCTGTGCCGGAAAAACTTGAAAAATGCCTGCCGATGTTTGATGTTTCCAAGCCCCTTGCCACCCGGAGCGCCTCGCATAAAATCATTCAGAGTCTGGCCAAAGCCATGCCTTGCCTGGCGGGTGGCTCGGCCGACCTTGCGCCCAGCACGCGCACCATTATTGACGGGGCCGGGGACGTCGGGCCGAAGGCGTTTGCCGGGCGCAATTTTCATTTCGGCATTCGGGAACACGCCATGGGCGCCATGTTGAACGGCATGGCGCTTCACAATGGGCTGCGCGTCTATGGCGCCACTTTTTTTGTGTTTTCCGACTATTTTCGCCCTGCCATTCGCATGGCCTGTATTATGAAATTGCCGGTGATTTATGTGCTGACCCACGACAGTTTTTACGTCGGCGAGGACGGGCCTTCGCATGAACCGGTGGAGCACATCATGGCCTTGCGGCTTCTGCCGAATATGACCGTTATCCGGCCGGCGGATCCGACCGAAACCGGCGCGGCCTGGATTGCGGCCTTGAAGAACACCCGGGGTCCGACCGCCATACTGCTGACCCGCCAGAATGTGCCCGTTCTGGACCGCGCGCAGCTGCCGCCGGCTTCCAGGGTTGAGCAGGGGGCTTACACTTTATGGCAGAGCGCCGGCGGCCGGCCGCAGTTCATTATTATTGCCACCGGTTCGGAAGTGCAGTTGGCTCTGGATGCGGCGCGCGCGCTGGCGCAGGCGAAGCAAGGTTTGATAATACGCGTGGTCAGCATGCCGTCCTGGGAGTTGTTTGAGCTTCAGCCTGAGAAATACCGGCGCAAGGTTCTGCCGCCGGCGTGCAAGCGCCGCCTGGTGCTGGAAGCCGGCCGCGCGGCCGGCTGGGAGAAATACGCCGGCCCCAAGGGACGCGTGTTCGGTCTGGAACAATTCGGCGCTTCCGCGCCCTATAAGATTCTGGCAAAGGAATACGGCTTCACGACCGAAAACATCGTGCGCATCGCCGGGGAAATGACAGCAGGATAATTTTCGGATTTTGGAACTTGAAATCTAAAATCCAAAATCGCAAATCGAAAATTACAAATGGCGCGATTCATCATAAATGGCCGGCGCCGGGTGGGGGGAGTTTTCCGCCCCGCCGGCAATAAGAACGCGGCCCTGCCGATGCTGGCCGCCTGCCTGTTGACCGGGGAAAAACTCGTCCTGCATAATGTGCCCGCCATCCAGGATGTGCGGACCATGCTTGCCATCCTTGAAGACCTGGGCGTTGATGTCAATCGGCGCGGCCGCACGGTTGCGCTCTGCGCCGCTTCCCTCCGCAAACGGCGGCCGAACCGAGCCCTGTGCGCGCAGATGCGCGCTTCAATCCTGCTGGCCGGCCCGCTGGCCGCCCGCCATGGAAAAGCTGAAATTTTTCCGCCCGGCGGCGACGTTATCGGCCGGCGCCGGCTTGACAGCCATTTTCTCGGCCTGAAGGCGCTGGGTATTGCAATTTCCGGCGGCGATCGTTTCACGTTCCGCGGCGGCAGCCTGCGCGGCGCGCGGATTCTGCTGGATGAAGCCAGCGTAACCGCCACCGAAAACATTATCATGGCCGCGGCGCTCGCCGAGGGGCCGACATCTCTGTTCAACGCGGCCTGCGAACCGCACATCCAGGATTTGTGCCTGCTTCTGATGAAAATGGGCGCGCGCATATCGGGGCTGGGAACCAACCTGCTGAAAATTGAAGGCGTTGCGGCGTTGCGCGGCGCGGAGCATTCTATCGGGCAGGACCACATTGAAATCGGCAGTTTTCTGGCGGCGGCGGCGGTAACCGGCGGGGAACTGGCCGTGCCGGGCGTTGATGAGAACAA comes from Kiritimatiellia bacterium and encodes:
- a CDS encoding acetate kinase, with amino-acid sequence MKILVINAGSSSIKFTLFESEGEKQIARGIVERINTPKATMHYVNCRNNKQLKEDISANSYEAAISKICLALIDKDNGVLENLTEINGIGHRVVHGGANISAAVKIDGDVKQVILDCFPLAPLHNPPNYEGIEACEHLLPQIPMVAVFDTAFHATMPPAAYTYAIPHDIARKNKIRRYGFHGTSHHYAAVTAASILGREIKELKIITAHLGNGCSITAVKHGAVVDTSMGLTPLEGLVMGTRCGDIDPAVVIFLRRIGFSLDEVDKMLNKDSGLMGLAGIGSNDMRDIIREMNSGSAAAALAIDVFVHRLVKYVGAYTAVMNGLDVLVFTAGIGENVPLIRARTCAHLNHLGLRLDEKLNQSNALTISEKNTRPSVLVIPANEELMIVRETIRILNS
- the tkt gene encoding transketolase, which gives rise to MNLELAANTIRVLTVDAVQKANSGHPGMPMGTADFAAVLFLKHLKHFPQDKDWPDRDRFILSPGHGSMLLYSLLHLSGYDLKLDELKSFRQWNSRTPGHPEYGLTPGVETSTGPLGQGCANAVGMALAEAMLAEQFNAGSEKIVDHYTYGICSDGDLMEGISHEAFSLAGHLGLHKLIFFYDCNRITIEGSTALAYSDDVRKRFEGYHWNVLEIDGHDYAAIDRALTQARQEKSRPTLIIGRTVIAKGSPHMAGNAEAHGAPLGSEEVKAVKINLGFSPDREFAVPDEVYAAFAARSEELNAVYRQWRDDFENYRRNNPAGAKLWDEAHNLAVPEKLEKCLPMFDVSKPLATRSASHKIIQSLAKAMPCLAGGSADLAPSTRTIIDGAGDVGPKAFAGRNFHFGIREHAMGAMLNGMALHNGLRVYGATFFVFSDYFRPAIRMACIMKLPVIYVLTHDSFYVGEDGPSHEPVEHIMALRLLPNMTVIRPADPTETGAAWIAALKNTRGPTAILLTRQNVPVLDRAQLPPASRVEQGAYTLWQSAGGRPQFIIIATGSEVQLALDAARALAQAKQGLIIRVVSMPSWELFELQPEKYRRKVLPPACKRRLVLEAGRAAGWEKYAGPKGRVFGLEQFGASAPYKILAKEYGFTTENIVRIAGEMTAG
- the murA gene encoding UDP-N-acetylglucosamine 1-carboxyvinyltransferase — its product is MARFIINGRRRVGGVFRPAGNKNAALPMLAACLLTGEKLVLHNVPAIQDVRTMLAILEDLGVDVNRRGRTVALCAASLRKRRPNRALCAQMRASILLAGPLAARHGKAEIFPPGGDVIGRRRLDSHFLGLKALGIAISGGDRFTFRGGSLRGARILLDEASVTATENIIMAAALAEGPTSLFNAACEPHIQDLCLLLMKMGARISGLGTNLLKIEGVAALRGAEHSIGQDHIEIGSFLAAAAVTGGELAVPGVDENNVLPIISPLRVLGADLRLEKGTLRLVSGKKMRLRVKKGVVPKIEDGPWPNFPSDLMSIAIVLGTQTAGTALFFEKMFESRMYFVDRLIDMGAKIVQCDPHRVVVIGPARLHAIPLSSPDIRAGMGLLIAALCAQGESVVHNAEIIDRGYERIEERLRALGADIVREK